A portion of the Haemorhous mexicanus isolate bHaeMex1 chromosome 3, bHaeMex1.pri, whole genome shotgun sequence genome contains these proteins:
- the HTR1B gene encoding 5-hydroxytryptamine receptor 1B translates to MEPAGPCRAHLGSANDSYRNCSAEEVIYQDATPLSGKIVLAVVLALVTLATVLSNAFVIATVYQTRKLHTPANYLIASLAVTDLLVSILVMPISTMYTVTGRWTLGQIVCDIWLSSDITCCTASILHLCVIALDRYWAITDAVEYSTKRTPKRAAGMIALVWIFSICISIPPLFWRQAKAEEVSNCVVNTDHVLYTVYSTVGAFYFPTLLLIALYGRIYVEARSRILKQTPKKAGKRLTRAQLITDSPGSTSSVTSINSKAPEGSSETGSPVYMNQVKVKVSDALLEKKKLTAARERKATKTLGIILGAFIVCWLPFFIISLVMPICKDACWFHMAIFDFFTWLGYLNSLINPVIYTMSNEDFKQAFHKLIRFRCTG, encoded by the coding sequence ATGGAGCCGGCCGGCCCCTGCCGGGCGCACTTGGGCTCCGCCAACGACTCTTACCGAAACTGTAGCGCCGAGGAAGTGATTTACCAAGATGCCACCCCTCTCTCCGGGAAGATCGTGCTCGCCGTCGTCCTGGCGCTGGTCACCCTGGCCACGGTGCTTTCCAACGCCTTTGTCATCGCCACGGTCTACCAGACGAGGAAACTCCACACGCCGGCCAACTATCTGATCGCCTCGTTGGCCGTCACCGACCTCCTCGTTTCCATCCTTGTCATGCCCATCAGCACCATGTACACTGTGACCGGCAGGTGGACGCTGGGTCAGATCGTCTGCGATATCTGGCTGTCCTCGGACATCACCTGTTGCACGGCGTCCATCCTGCACCTCTGTGTCATCGCCCTGGACCGCTACTGGGCGATCACCGACGCCGTCGAGTACTCCACGAAACGGACTCCCAAGCGGGCAGCGGGCATGATCGCACTGGTATGGATCTTCTCTATCTGCATCTCCATCCCCCCTTTGTTTTGGCGGCAGGCGAAGGCCGAGGAAGTATCTAACTGTGTGGTGAACACGGACCACGTCCTGTACACCGTGTACTCCACAGTAGGAGCCTTCTACTTCCCCACTCTGCTGCTCATAGCCCTCTACGGGAGGATCTACGTGGAAGCCAGGTCGCGGATTTTGAAGCAGACGCCAAAGAAAGCAGGTAAAAGACTAACGCGGGCGCAGTTAATTACAGACTCCCCGGGGTCGACCTCTTCCGTCACGTCCATAAACTCCAAGGCTCCCGAGGGATCCAGCGAAACGGGCTCCCCCGTGTACATGAACCAGGTGAAGGTGAAGGTCTCGGACGCCctgctggagaaaaagaagctgACGGCCGCTAGAGAGCGGAAAGCTACAAAGACTTTAGGAATTATTTTAGGAGCCTTCATCGTGTGTTGGCTGCCCTTTTTCATCATCAGCTTGGTGATGCCTATTTGCAAGGACGCTTGCTGGTTCCACATGGCCATCTTTGACTTTTTCACGTGGCTTGGATATCTCAACTCCCTCATCAACCCCGTCATCTATACTATGTCTAACGAAGACTTCAAACAAGCTTTCCACAAACTCATACGTTTCCGATGCACAGGCTGA